GACATCAGGTAACCGCGGTTGCGGTAGGTGAAGTACCGCTTGGTCGCATCCTCCGGGTACTGCGTGTGCATCCGTCCACCGAGGATCGGCTTGAACTCCTCGGCCCCATTGGGGTGGACGTAGGCGGTGGTGAGGCACGTGCCGAACTTCAGGCCCGAGCGTTGCAACCGACGATGCACTTCCACCTCGTCGCCGCGCACGAACAGCCGCAGATCGGGCACGCCCACCGCATCGATCGTCGACGCCTTGAACAGCGCACCGTTGAACAGCGACGCAATACCCTCCAGAAGATCGTCGTTCGGATTCTCCGGGTCGATCAACTCCGACCGCAGCCGGCGCCACTCGACGCCGCGGCGGAGCGGGAACGCCAGCCGGTCCGGATCGTCGATGTCGCACACAACGGGGGAGACCTCGTCGAGGCCGTGGGCGAGGGCGCAGTCGTACAGAGTCTCGAGCACCTTCGGTCCCTCGGGGCGACCGTCGTCGTCGGCGAGAAACACCCAATCAGCACCAAGCGAAAGCGCATACAGAATGCCGAGGGCAAACCCGCCCGCGCCGCCGAGATTGTGCTGCGAGCCCAGGTACGTCGTCGGCAGGGCCGTCGACTCCACCAACTCACGGACAGCGGGCTCGTCGGCGTTGTCGACGACGACCAGATGATCGAGCGGACGCGTCTGCGCACCGATCACTTCGAGCGAGAGAGCCAACAATTCGCGCCGCTTGTGCGTGACGATAACCCCGATGATCCGGTCAGGCACCGGCTGCATCTTCCCGCTCGATCTCCTTCAAGATCTGCGCGACGTGATCGCCCGCGTCGTCGCCGTCGTATGCCCGCACCACTTCCTCGATGCCGCCCTGTTGCCGTACCTGGCCGTGATCGATCCACATCGCGGTGTCGCACAGCTGAGCCAGGAATTCGTTGGAGTGGCTGGCGAACACCAGGATTCCCGAGCGCTTCACCAACTGCTGCAGCCGATGACGCGCCTTCTTCATGAATTCGGCGTCCACGGCCCCGATGCCCTCGTCGAGCAGCAGGATCTCGGGGTCGATGCTGGTGACCACGCCCATCGCAACGCGCACCCGCATACCTGTCGAGTAGGTACGCAGCGGCATGTCGAGGTAGTCGCCGAGTTCGGTGAAGTCGGCGATCTCGTCCATCTTCGCGAGCATCTGCTTGCGGGTCTGGCCGAGGAACAGGCCACGAATGATGATGTTCTCGTAGCCGGAGATCTCCGGGTCCATACCGACGCCCAGATCGAACACCGGCGCGACGCGGCCGCGGATGGTGGCGCTGCCACGCGTCGGCTCGTAGATGCCCGAGAGCAGACGCAGCAGCGTCGACTTGCCCGCGCCGTTGTGACCCACCAGTCCGACGCGATCGCCGTCCTTCAGGTTCATCGTGATGTTCTTGAGTGCTTCGACGACGACGACGTCGGAGGAGTTGCGGTCGATGGCACCGCCGGCCTTGCCGAGGAATGCCTTCTTCAGTGACCGCGTCTTGGCGTCGAAGATCGGAAAGTCGACGCATGCGTCATGGGTACTGATGCTGATGGACAACTGCTGACCCCTAAACCCAGTAGGGCACGCGGGCCCGGTACTTCTTGAGAGCGAGAATGGCCAGCGCCCAGCCGACGACGGTGAAGCCGAGCACGATGTACCAGTGGTACGCCTGCTGATCCTCGCCGATCAGCGGGGCGCGGATGATGTCGAGGTAGTGGAACAGCGGGTTGATCTCCACGAGCTTGGCGCGGTTCGCGGCCTCGCCGCCCATTTGCTGCAGGCCCGATGTGGTCCACACGATCGGCGTCATGAAGAACATCAGCGTCACGAAGCTGCCGAGAATCGGGGCGATATCGCGGTAGCGGGTGGCGATGATGCCGAACAGGATGGACACCCACACGGCGTTGAGCAGGATCAGCACCAGCGCCGGGATCGCGAAGATCACGGTCCAGTGCAGCCCACCCTCGGGCCAGAAGATCGCGATGATGATCACGTAGATCAACATGTTGTGGCCGAGTAGCAGCAGTTGACGCCACACCAGGCGATACACGTGCACACTGAGCGCGCTCGGCAGCTGCTTGATCAGACCCTCGTTCGCGACGAAGACGTCTCCGCCTTCGAGAATCGCGGCACTGATGAGGTTCCAGATGATCAGACCGACGGTGACGTGCGGCAGAAACGAGCGCAGGTCGATGTCCAGGAGTACCGAATACAACAGACCCATGGCGATGGCCTGCACGCCGGTGGCGATGGTGATCCAGAACGGACCGATCACCGACCGTCGATAACGCTGCTTGATGTCCTGCCAGCCGAGATGAAGCCACAGTTCGCGCTGATTGAAACCGGTTCGCAGATCGCCGAACGCGCGCCGATAAGTCTGTGAGTCCGAAACCGGAGCAGGCATCTGTTCTCCTGCCTCGCTCTCGGGATCCTTCGCTGGTGCCGACACGACGGTCGACACTACCTGTCGAAACGCTCTAGCTCATTCCGCAGGCGCAACTCGCACCTTCTACAGGTACTGGCCGGTACCGCTGCCGCCCTGGCCGGCACCCGGTGCGGGCATCACACCGGGAGGCAACGCGCCCTGCCGCATCTGCTCGAGTTGGGCGCGGGCGGCCATCTGCTGCGCGAACAGTGCCGTCTGGATGCCATGGAACAGTCCTTCGAGCCAGCCGACGAGCTGCGCCTGTGCGATCCGTAGTTCCGCGTCGGTGGGGATGACGTCGTCCCCGAAGGGCAGCACCAGACGCTCGAGCTCGTCGCGCAGTTCCGGCGCGAGTCCCTGTTCGAGTTCGTGGATCGACGACTTGTGGATTTCCTTGAGACGCGTCCGGCTGGCGTCGTCGAGCGGAGCGGCGCGCACTTCCTCGAGCAGCTGCTTGATCATCGTGCCGATGCGCATCACCTTCGCGGGCTGCTCGACCATCTCCGACAGGCCCGACCCGTCGTCCGAATCGTCGTTCGCCGACGATCCGGCGGCGCGGGCCGCTGCGGCCGTCGCTTCCTCGCGGCTCAGGGCAAGCGGTTCTCCGTTGGGGCCGATCACAACGACGTGGTCATCGGGGGCACTGTTCGACTCGGATTGGGTCATGTATCCATCTTTACGCGTCGCTCGTCGTTGCGTGATCGTCCGGGGCGATTATCCTGGTTCGGTCGCCGGGAACAGTAGTTCGTCGAGAAAACAACCGGGGCTCGTCGGACAGATGTGGAAGCAGGGAGGGATCGAGCGTGCGAAGTGGGCAACCGTTCCCTGGCGAAACGGGACGTGGAACACATGCTTCACCGGTCGGCGCTTAGAGTGTCCGGCATGGGGTACGACGTCGCGCGGGTAAGAGGGTCCATTCCCTCCCTCGGCGACGGGTGGATTCATCTGGACCCTCAGCTGGGGATGTTGATACCGGATCGGGTGTCGACCGCGGTGTCCACGGCGTTTCGGCACAGCGCGTCCAACCACTCGGCCGGTAACACCGCAGCCAAGCGGAGTGCAGCTCTGCTCGAATCCGCGCGTGTGGCGATTGCCGATCTGGTGGGTGCGTATCCGTCCGGGGTCGTCATCGGACCGGACCGCGCGACGCTGCTGTCGTGGCTCGCCGAATCGATGAGCTCACGGCTCGGTCTGGGAACCGGGCTGGTGCTCTCGCGCTTGGACGAGGAAGCCAATGTTGCGCCGTGGCTGCGGGTGGCCAGCCGAACCGGCGCGCACGTCAAATGGGCCGAAGTCGAAATCGATACCTGCGAGCTGCCCACGTGGCAGTTCGACGAACTGATCACCTCCACCACCAGGCTCGTCGCGGTCACTGCGGCGTCACCGATCGTCGGCAGCGCACCCGATGTCAGGGTTGCAGCAGATCTGGTGCACGAGGTGGGCGGACTGATCGTCGTCGACGCAGCCGGTGCTGCTCCGTACGCTCACGTCGACATCAAGGAACTCGGAGCCGACGTCGTTGCGATCGATGCTGCTGCGTGGGGTGGCCCGTCCGTCGGCGCGCTGATCTTTCGCGATCCGACGCTGCTGGAGCAGCTTCCGTCGATGTCGCTCAACCCGTCGGCCAAGGGGCCCGCGCGGCTCGAGGTCAGCAGTCACCAGTACGCGTTGTTGGCCGGTGTGGTGGCCTCCATCGACTACTTGGCCAATCTCGACGACGCCGCGACAGGAACCCGTCGTGAGCGTCTCGAGCTCTCGATCGGATCGTTGCAGTACTACCACGACGGGCTCTTCGACTACTTGATGAAGGCGCTGAATTCGCTGGATCACGTCATGGTGCTGGGCAATGCGCCCACGCGGGTCCCCACCGTGAGTTTCACGGTCGAGGGTGTGCCTGCGGTGAAGGTGTCCGAGCAACTCGCGCAGGCGGGAATCGGCAGTGTCAGCGGAGTTCACGGCGGCAGCCGTCTGCTCGACGCACTCGGAGTCAACGACGAGGGTGGTGCCGTCTCCATCGGTCTGGCTCCGTACACCACCCGCTACGAAATCGATCAGCTCGTCAAAGCTCTCGCTGCGCTCGCTCTTTGAGCGGCTGCGCCGCGCGTGCGCGAAACCTCGTAGCCCACTACGAGGTTCCGCGCACGACCTCAGGCGCACATCACTGGACTCGCAGGATCACTTTCCCGATCGTCTCGGCGTCGTCGAGCATTCGATGCCCTT
The nucleotide sequence above comes from Rhodococcoides fascians A25f. Encoded proteins:
- the glfT1 gene encoding galactofuranosyltransferase GlfT1 produces the protein MQPVPDRIIGVIVTHKRRELLALSLEVIGAQTRPLDHLVVVDNADEPAVRELVESTALPTTYLGSQHNLGGAGGFALGILYALSLGADWVFLADDDGRPEGPKVLETLYDCALAHGLDEVSPVVCDIDDPDRLAFPLRRGVEWRRLRSELIDPENPNDDLLEGIASLFNGALFKASTIDAVGVPDLRLFVRGDEVEVHRRLQRSGLKFGTCLTTAYVHPNGAEEFKPILGGRMHTQYPEDATKRYFTYRNRGYLMSQPGMRKLLPQEWIRFTWFFLITTRNPKGLAEWFRLRGLGRREHFRRP
- the wzt gene encoding galactan export ABC transporter ATP-binding subunit Wzt/RfbE; amino-acid sequence: MSISTHDACVDFPIFDAKTRSLKKAFLGKAGGAIDRNSSDVVVVEALKNITMNLKDGDRVGLVGHNGAGKSTLLRLLSGIYEPTRGSATIRGRVAPVFDLGVGMDPEISGYENIIIRGLFLGQTRKQMLAKMDEIADFTELGDYLDMPLRTYSTGMRVRVAMGVVTSIDPEILLLDEGIGAVDAEFMKKARHRLQQLVKRSGILVFASHSNEFLAQLCDTAMWIDHGQVRQQGGIEEVVRAYDGDDAGDHVAQILKEIEREDAAGA
- the wzm gene encoding galactan export ABC transporter permease subunit Wzm/RfbD, encoding MSAPAKDPESEAGEQMPAPVSDSQTYRRAFGDLRTGFNQRELWLHLGWQDIKQRYRRSVIGPFWITIATGVQAIAMGLLYSVLLDIDLRSFLPHVTVGLIIWNLISAAILEGGDVFVANEGLIKQLPSALSVHVYRLVWRQLLLLGHNMLIYVIIIAIFWPEGGLHWTVIFAIPALVLILLNAVWVSILFGIIATRYRDIAPILGSFVTLMFFMTPIVWTTSGLQQMGGEAANRAKLVEINPLFHYLDIIRAPLIGEDQQAYHWYIVLGFTVVGWALAILALKKYRARVPYWV
- a CDS encoding bacterial proteasome activator family protein, whose amino-acid sequence is MTQSESNSAPDDHVVVIGPNGEPLALSREEATAAAARAAGSSANDDSDDGSGLSEMVEQPAKVMRIGTMIKQLLEEVRAAPLDDASRTRLKEIHKSSIHELEQGLAPELRDELERLVLPFGDDVIPTDAELRIAQAQLVGWLEGLFHGIQTALFAQQMAARAQLEQMRQGALPPGVMPAPGAGQGGSGTGQYL
- a CDS encoding cysteine desulfurase-like protein is translated as MGYDVARVRGSIPSLGDGWIHLDPQLGMLIPDRVSTAVSTAFRHSASNHSAGNTAAKRSAALLESARVAIADLVGAYPSGVVIGPDRATLLSWLAESMSSRLGLGTGLVLSRLDEEANVAPWLRVASRTGAHVKWAEVEIDTCELPTWQFDELITSTTRLVAVTAASPIVGSAPDVRVAADLVHEVGGLIVVDAAGAAPYAHVDIKELGADVVAIDAAAWGGPSVGALIFRDPTLLEQLPSMSLNPSAKGPARLEVSSHQYALLAGVVASIDYLANLDDAATGTRRERLELSIGSLQYYHDGLFDYLMKALNSLDHVMVLGNAPTRVPTVSFTVEGVPAVKVSEQLAQAGIGSVSGVHGGSRLLDALGVNDEGGAVSIGLAPYTTRYEIDQLVKALAALAL